In Streptomyces sp. ML-6, the genomic stretch CCCTCGCAGGACGTGGACCGGCTGCCGACCTGGGGCTTCGACGGTTCGAGCACCAACCAGGCCGAGGGCCACGCCTCGGACCGGGTGTTGAAGCCGGTCTTCGTCTGCCCGGACCCGATCCGCGGCGGCGACGACATCCTCGTGCTGTGCGAGGTCTTCGACATCGACATGACGCCGCACGCCTCCAACACCCGTGCCGCGCTGCGTCCGGTGGCCGAGCGGTTCGCCGGTCAGGAGCCGGTCTTCGGCATCGAGCAGGAGTACACCTTCTTCGACGGCCACCGGCCGCTCGGCTTCCCCGAGGGCGGCTTCCCGGCCGCGCAGGGCGGCTACTACTGCGGGGTCGGCGCCGACGAGATCTTCGGCCGCGAGATCGTCGAGAAGCACCTCGACCACTGCCTGCGGGCGGGCCTCGGCATCTGTGGCATCAACGCCGAGGTCATGCCCGGCCAGTGGGAGTTCCAGGTCGGTCCGCTGTCCCCGCTGGAGGTCTCCGACCAGCTGTGGGTCGCCCGTTGGCTGCTGTACCGCACCGCCGAGGAGTTCGACGTCTCCGCGACCCTCGACCCGAAGCCGGTCAAGGGCGACTGGAACGGGGCGGGCGCGCACACCAACTTCTCCACCAGGGCGATGCGCGAGGGCTACGACGCGATCATCACCGCGTGCGAGTCGCTGGGCGAGGGCTCGAAGCCGATGGACCACGTCAAGAACTACGGCGCGGGCATCGACGACCGGCTGACCGGCCTGCACGAGACCGCCCCGTGGAACGAGTACAGCTACGGCGTCTCCGACCGCGGCGCCTCGGTCCGCATCCCCTGGCAGGTCGAGCAGGACCGCAAGGGCTACATCGAGGACCGTCGGCCGAACGCCAACGTCGACCCGTACGTCGTCACGCGGCTGATCGTCGACACCTGCTGCTCCGCGCTGGAGAAGGCCGGCCAGGTCTGATCCCGCGGCACCGTCGTGGCGAGGGGGCGTCCGTCCGTCAGGGTGGGCGCCCCCTCGCCGTGACCGCCCCCGGCCCGGACCGGCCCCGACCGGCCCGGAGCTGCGTGAGGAAGCCAACACCGGGGTGCGTACCGAGGGGTGGGAGGGGCCTGCTGCGCCGAGCGGTTGTCTGGTTCAATGGGGCCATGGTCGGCATCCAGTACACCTCGACAGGTCGCGGCGACCTCGAACCGTTCTGGCCTTCCCGTCAGCACCACGACTTCGACCGGGTGTGTTGCCGCGCGTTGAACGCGCAGGCCCTCTAAAGCCGCTCACCCCGGCCTTCGGTCCGCGCGCAAGCAAGTCCGTCCACCGACGACTCCTTCGCGCGAAAGAGCTGACCCCATGGCGAACACCCGTACCTTCTCCGCCTCTGCCGCCGCCACCGCGGCGCCCGCGGCCCCCGCTGCGGCCACCCCCTCCGCCCGCCCCTTCCCGCCCCAGCGCCACCGGCTGCGCGCCGTCGACCCCGATGAGGTCGCCCGGCCCGCCGCCGTGGCCGATTTCCTGCCGCCGGGCGCCACCTGGCTGCCCGCACCCCAGCACACCGTTCCGGCGCTGCCCGGCCGGCCGCCGATGA encodes the following:
- the glnII gene encoding glutamine synthetase, which produces MTFKAEYIWIDGTEPTAKLRSKTKIMTGSPSQDVDRLPTWGFDGSSTNQAEGHASDRVLKPVFVCPDPIRGGDDILVLCEVFDIDMTPHASNTRAALRPVAERFAGQEPVFGIEQEYTFFDGHRPLGFPEGGFPAAQGGYYCGVGADEIFGREIVEKHLDHCLRAGLGICGINAEVMPGQWEFQVGPLSPLEVSDQLWVARWLLYRTAEEFDVSATLDPKPVKGDWNGAGAHTNFSTRAMREGYDAIITACESLGEGSKPMDHVKNYGAGIDDRLTGLHETAPWNEYSYGVSDRGASVRIPWQVEQDRKGYIEDRRPNANVDPYVVTRLIVDTCCSALEKAGQV